A window of the Cicer arietinum cultivar CDC Frontier isolate Library 1 chromosome 6, Cicar.CDCFrontier_v2.0, whole genome shotgun sequence genome harbors these coding sequences:
- the LOC101506779 gene encoding large ribosomal subunit protein uL1c-like, producing the protein MASSTTSSSLMLTHSTSTIINSQDYSSSHRSFPLRPLSRTFFLSPLVLKSSNLFHCSYQSRSSSHCFAASLAADVAETDEEENDSADDESSNATNTLVVSTKPKTGKAALLLKSDRVRSKRFLEIQKLREHKKEYDLKTAISLVKASAKAKFVETVEAHFRLNIDPKYNDQQLRATVSLLMLPLFCRILSLSVIVYC; encoded by the exons ATGGCTTCATCTACGACTTCATCATCCCTTATGTTAACCCACTCTACTTCCACCATCATCAACTCACAAGACTACTCTTCCTCACACCGTTCCTTCCCTCTCAGACCTCTTTCTAGAACCTTCTTTCTCTCCCCCCTCGTTTTAAAGTCCTCCAACTTGTTCCATTGCAGTTACCAATCTAGGTCTTCTTCTCATTGCTTCGCTGCTTCCCTCGCCGCCGATGTCGCCGAAACCGATGAGGAGGAAAATGACAGTGCTGATGATGAGTCTTCCAATGCCACTAATACTCTTGTTGTCTCTACTAAGCCTAAGACTGGGAAGGCTGCATTGCTTCTCAAGAGCGACAGG GTAAGGTCTAAGAGGTTCTTGGAAATTCAAAAATTGAGGGAGCATAAGAAAGAGTATGACTTGAAGACAGCAATTTCTTTGGTAAAAGCATCAGCTAAAGCCAAGTTTGTAGAAACAGTAGAAGCCCATTTCCGCCTCAACATTGACCCTAAGTATAATGATCAACAGTTAAGAGCAACAGTGAGTCTCctgatgttgcctctgttttgcagaattttaagcttaagtgtgattgtatattgttga